DNA from Saliniramus fredricksonii:
CGGATCTTGGCATGGGCGAGATCGCGCGCCACGATCATCGGCCCCGAGAGCGAGACCCGGGTGCGGATCGGATGCTTTGACAGCGCGCCGAGAATCTCCGACATCGGCTGGTTGAGATCGATCCGGACCACGTCGCCACCGAGGCTCGATTCGTCCACCTCGGGCAGGTAATCCGCCGGATGCGCTTCGAGCTGCTCGAGAAAGACGCCCTCGCGGGTGATCTTGCCGAGCGCCTGGCGATCCGCCGAGCAGGAGACGCCGAGCCCGATCGGCAGCGAGGCGCCGTGGCGCGGCAGGCGGATGACGCGCACGTCATGGCAGAAATACTTGCCGCCGAACTGTGCCCCGACGCCGAGTTGCTGCGTCATCTTGTGGACTTCCTCCTCCATCGCGAGATCGCGGAAGGCGTGGCCGTCCTCGCTGCCCTCGGTGGGCAGGGCGTCGAGATAGCGGGTGGAGGCGAGCTTCACGGTCTTCAGATTGAGCTCGGCGCTGGTGCCGCCGATGACGATGGCGAGGTGATAGGGCGGACAGGCGGCGGTGCCGAGCGTCAGGATCTTCTCCTTGAGGAAGGCCATCAGCCGGTCCTTCGTCAGCACCGAGGGCGTCGCCTGGTAGAGGAAGGTTTTATTGGCCGAGCCACCACCCTTGGCCACGAACAGGAACTTGTAGGCATCCTCGCCCTCCGCATAGAGCTCGATCTGGGCGGGAAGGTTGTTTCTGGTATTCTTCTCCTCGAACATGGAGAGCGCCGCGAGCTGGGAATAGCGCAGGTTCTTTTTATCATAGGCGTCGCGGATGCCCTGGGCGATGGCGTCCTCGTCGCCGCCATCGGTCCAGACGAAGCGGCCCTTCTTGCCCATGACGATGGCGGTACCGGTATCCTGGCACATGGGCAGCACGCCGCCGGCTGCGATATTGGCGTTCTTGAGCAGATCATAGGCCACGAAACGGTCATTTGCCGTGGCTTCGGGATCTTCCAGGATCTTGCGCAGCTGGGCCAGATGCCCGGGGCGCAGGAGATGGTTGATATCCATCATCGCCTGCTCGGCGAGCAGCCGCATGGCCTCGGGCTCCACCACGATCATCTCGCGCTCACCCATCTTCTCCACCGTGACGCCCTCGCCGGTGAGCTTGCGATAGGGGGTGGTGTCGGGACCGAGGGGGAAGAGCGCGTGTCGGGTATGAGCCATGATCGTCTCTCTTGGATGGCGGCGGATTGCGCCGTGAGGGAAGAGCGCGTCGCGTGACGCGGCAATGCCGCGCTGTTTAAGGCTTTTGTGGAGACATTCCAAGGCAGGATTCGCCAAGGCAGGATTCGCCAAGGCAGGATTCGCCAAGGCAGGATTCGCCGAGGGAGCATTTGGCGAGGGAGCATTTGGCGAGGAAGGATTCGCCAAGTGGGATTACAGTGCATGAACGCGCGGGGCGGAGCGAAGAAACCGCAATGACCATCTTGCCGGCAAGCCATCAGCTGCCATCTTGCCAGCAATAATCGCCGATGATATGGTTCGACCAATCGAAACAGGAGGATATCGTGGCCGAACCGCAACTCTCCGTACGCAGCGCCAGAGCACGCGATCTCGCACGCCGGCTCGCCCGGCGCGAAAATCGCTCCATTGCCGATATCGTCGAGCGGGCGCTCGAATCCTACGAGATTCGCGCGACCGGGCGCGAGCCTGCCTCTCGCTTCTATGAGCGTATTTCCGCGACCTGCGGAACCGATATCGATCTGGAGGCTGTCATCCGCGAGAATCGAAAGGCCCATACAGGGCCTGAACTATGATCTTCATCGATACGAACGTCATCTCGGAAACCTTGAAGAAGGCGCCTGACCCCGCCGTCATGGCATGGCTGGTCAGGCACGATTCCGAATTGGCGCTACCGAGCGTCGCCATCGCCGAAATAGCGTTCGGCATCCAGAAAATCCGCCCTGATCAACGCGCCAATCGACTGGAACAGGGGCTTTCCGACTGGCGGGAGCGGTTTTCCGATCGGATTTTCGGGCTGAATGAAGCTGCGGCGCTGTCATACGGAGAGATCATGGGCACCGCCATGCGTCAGGGGCGGACAATGTCGGCACCGGACGGGATGATCGGGGCCATCGCCGCCGTGAACGGCGGTCGGCTTGCAACCCGAAACCTCGCCGATTTCGCCACAGCGGATCTCGAACTCATTAACCCGTGGGACTTCTGAAATCTATCCGGTTCGTCCGGTTCGGTTTACACTCTGACAGATCGATTGAGCGCACCCCGCCCCCCTCAGACGCTGCCCACCGTCTGCAGGCGCGTGCGGGTGTGGATCTCGCCCTGGCTCATCACCGGCGTCTCGCGGCGGAAGCGCTCGATGATGGAGCGCACGAAGGGCCGTGTCTGGATCGAGGTGACGAGCACCGGCATCTGACCCTGCTGGGCGGCCTGTTCGAAAGCGTCGCGCACGGCGGCGACGAATTCCGAGAGCTTCGACGGCTGCATGGCCAGATGCCGGTCCTCGCCCTGGCCGACAATGGCATCCATGAAGGCCTGCTCCCAGGCCGGCGACAGGGTGACAATGGGCAATTGCCCGTTGGGGCCGATATGTTGCGCGCAGATCTGGCGACCCAGCCGCATGCGCACGTGCTCGACGATGTCGCGCGGATTCTTGACGCTGCCCACCACCTCGGAAACCGCTTCCAGAATCGCGCCGAGATCGCGGATCGACACGCGTTCGGCGAGGAGCAGCTGCAGGACGCGCTGGATGCCGGTCGTCGTGATCTGGCTCGGCACGATCTCCTTGAGCAGATCGGCGTGATCCTTGGGCAATTCGGTGAGCAGCTTCTGCACCTCGATATGGGTGAGCAGTTCCGGCATATGCGCCTTGATTACCTCGGTGAGATGGGTCGAGAGCACGGTCGCGGCATCGACCACGGTATAGCTGCGCAGCTGCGCCTGCTCGCGCAGGCCCGCATCGATCCAGGTCGCGGGCAGGCCGAAGGTCGGTTCGAGCATGTGCTGGCCCGGCAGCTGCACCTGCCCGCCCATCGGATCGATCGCCATGAACAGGCCGGGGAAGATCTTCCCGGTGCCCGCCTCGATCTCCTTGACGCGGATGACGTAATCGTTGGCCTCGAGCTGGACGTTGTCAAGGATGCGCACGCTGGGCATGACGAAGCCCATCTCGGCGGCGAGCTGCCGGCGCAGCGCCTTGATCTGGTCGGTCAGGCGTTCGCCCTCGTTGCTGCCATTGACCAGCGGCAGAAGCGCATAACCGATCTCGACCTTGAGGTCGTCGATCTTGAGCACCTCCGAAATCGGCTCTTCGGCCGGCTCCTCCGACTCCTTCGACGCGCGCGGCTTGCCCTGGGCGTCGAGGTTGTTCACCTCATGCTCGCGCGCCTTCGCCTGCTTGCCGACATAATAGGCGAGCGTCCCGGCACCGGCGGCGAGTGCGAGGAAGGGCAGCATCGGGATGCCCGGCAGGAGCGCAAGCGCCACCATCACCATGGCCGACATGCCGAGCGCTTTCGGGTAATGCGCGAGCTGCTGGCCAAGCGCCTTGTCGGCGGCGCCCTTGACACCGGATTTGGAGACGAGCAGGCCCGCCGCCGTCGAGACGATCAGGGCCGGGATCTGCGAGACCAGCCCGTCGCCGACGGTAAGCATGGTATAGCTCGCCGCCGCATCGCCGAAGCTCATCCCCATCTGCGCCACGCCGATGATGATGCCGCCGATGACGTTGATGAAGACGACCAGAAGACCGGCAATGGCATCGCCGCGCACGAATTTCGAGGCACCATCCATCGAACCGAAGAACGAGCTCTCATCCTCCAGCTTGGTGCGCCGGCGCCGCGCCTCGTCCTCGTCGATCAGGCCGGCGGAGAGATCGGCATCGATCGCCATCTGCTTGCCGGGCATGGCGTCGAGGGTGAACCGCGCCGCGACCTCCGCGATACGGCCCGAGCCCTTGGTGATGACGACGAAATTCACCAGGACGAGGATGGCGAAGACGATCACCCCGATGACGAAATTCCCGCCCATGACGAAGCCGCCGAAGGCTTCGATCACGTAGCCCGCCGCATCCGTCCCCTCATGGCCATAGCTGAGGATCAGCCGGGTCGAGGCCAGATTGAGCGACAGCCGCAGCATGGTCGCGATCAGCAGAACCGTCGGAAAGGACGAGAATTCCAGCGGCTCCTCGATGAACAGCGCCGTCATCATGATCAGCACCGAGAAGATGATCGAGACTGCCAGCAGCAGATCGAGGACCGGCGCCGGCATGGGAAAGATCAAGACGACCAGGATGCCGATCACGCCGAAGGCGAGCAGCAGATCGGTGCGCCGCGTATAGGTCGCGAGCCCGCGCAGGCCGGGCAGGCTGACACCATCCGTGGCGCTCAGCCCGGCAGCGCTCTGGGCCGGGCCGCTGGCCGTCACCGCATTCGCCGAATCGTTCATCAAACCCCTCACCGAACCACCCGGCAAGTTTTGCCGGGTGTATGGTTACCGAAGGGTTAAGACCGCTGTGATCAGGCGCCGCGCGCCTTGTGGACGATCAGGCGCCGCGCGCCCTGGAGAGATCGATCGGCAGCGCGCGTATGCGCAGGCCCGTGGCGGCATGGACGGCATTGCAGATCGCAGGCGCCAGCGGCGGAACGCCGGGCTCGCCCATTCCCGTGGGCAGCGCATCCGATTCGACGAGATGTACCTCGACGCGCGGCATCTCGGTGAAGCGCGTCGGTTCGAACGTGTCGAAATTGCCTTCGACCACGCGGCCCTCATCCAGCGTGACGGCGTTGCGCAGGACGGAGGAGAGCGCGAAGCCGATGGCGCCCTCGACCTGGGCGCGGACATTGTCGGGATTGATCACGATGCCGCAATCCACCGCCGCGACGATACGCTCGACGCGGAGATCGTCGCCTTCGACGGCGACTTCCGCCACCATCGCGACATGAGAGCCGAAGGAGCGATGCACCGCGACGCCGCGCCCGCGCCGGATGCCATTGCCCGCCGGCATCTCGCCGCCCCATCCGGACCTGTCCGCAGCGAGCCGCAAGACGGTCGCATCGCGCGGTGATTGCCCAAGAAAGTACAACCGATAAGCGACGGGATCGGCACCTGCGATGGCCGCGAGCTCATCCATCATGGTCTCGGTCACCTGCGCCGTATGGGTATGCCCCACCGATCGCCACCACAGCACGGGAACCTGTTCGCGGGTATTGTGGATCTCGAGCCGGAAATCATCGAGCGCATAGATCGGATCATCAGCGCCCTCCACCGTCTGGTGTTCGATGCCGGAGAGGTCCATTGCTTCGAAGGCGCTGCCGGCCAGGATCGGCTTGCCCACGATGCGCTGCACCCAGGAGCGCGGCAGATTGTCGGCGCCCAGCCCCACCAGCACGCGGTGATGCACCATCGGGCGATAATAGCCGGCGCGCATATCGTCCTCACGCGTCCAGACCAGATGAATCGGCGCGCGCTCTCCCGTCGCCTTGAGAACATGAGCGGCTTCGGCGATCCAGTCGGAAGTCGTCGCGCCCCGGCGCCCGAAGGAGCCGCCCGCAAACAGCGTGTTCAGCGTCACCCGGTCCGCCGTGACGCCCATGATCCGTGCGATCACCGCCTGGTCGAGCGTCTGCATCTGAAAGGCGCCCCAGGCCGCGTAGCCGCCATCCGCCTTGCGTTCGACCACACCATTCAGAGGCTCCATGGCCGCATGGGCGAGATAGGGAAAGTCGTATGCCGCCTCGATGATGCGCACGGCATTGCGCATACCGGCATTCGCGTCGCCCCGAAAGGCCGCACGCCGTCCCGGCTCGAGGCCGAGCGCGTGGAATTCCGCGCGCAGATCGTCGCTGGAGCGCGTCTCCGCGCGGCTCTCGTCCCAGCGCACGGAAAGCGCCTCGCGCCCCTTCATCGCCGACCAGGTATCGCGCGCGACCACGGCGACGCCGGTCGGGATGGCCACGACATCGACTACGCCGGGCACCGCCCGTGCGGCCGTATCGTCGAAGCCTGCGAGCCGCGCACCGAAGCGCGGCGGATGCGCCACCATGGCAGTGAGCTGGCCCGGACGGCGGATATCGAGGGAATAGACCGCTTCCCCGCGCGCCTTCGCCGCACCGTCGAGACGCGGGCGGTGCTTGCCGACATGGACGAAATCCGCACGGGTCTTCAGGATCGGATCAGCGGGAATCGCGCGCGCAGCCGCAGCGGCGGCAAAAGCGCCGAAACCGGATTCGCGTCCGCTCGCCTGATGGCGGATACGCCCGTTCGCGACGGTGACATCGCCCGGCGCGACACCCCATTCCTGCGCAGCGGCGCCAATCAGCATGGCGCGTGCCGCAGCACCGGCCTTGCGCAGCTGCATCCAGGAATTGGGTATGCCGGTGGAAGCGCCCGTTCCCTGCACGGGTCCGAAGCTGAGATTGTTGTACAGGCGATGATCGGCAGGGGCGAAGGCAAAGCGCATCTGCTCCCAATCCGCATCAAGCTCCTCGGCGACGATGGTGGTGAGCCCCGTCGCGATGCCCTGCCCCATATCGAGATGCTTGATCAGCACCGTCACCGTGTCGTCGGCATCGATGCGGATGAAGGCGTCCGGACGCGCCGGCGGGTCGAATTCGGGCGCGTCCGCAGCCGCGCCGGCACGGCGCGCCCCGAACCCGGTCGCGACACCGACGACCAGGGCGCCGGTCAACGCCGCACCGCCCTTCAGCAGGCTGCGGCGGGAGGGCCGGGAGATCTCCGTGAGCGGGCGGAAAAGCATGATGATCTCCCTCAGGCCAGCGCGATGGCGGCATCGCGCACGGCGTCGCGGATGCGTTGATAGGCCCCGCAACGGCACAGATTGGCGTCCATCGCCTGCGCGATATCGTCATCGCTCGGATCGCTGTTTTGCGCCAGAAGCTCTATGGCGCGGATGATCTGGCCGGGCTGGCAATAGCCGCATTGCGAGACATCGCGGTCGATCCAGGCTCCGATCACCGCATCGGCGACGCGCCCCTTCGCCCCCTCGATCGTGGTGATCGTCGCGCCGTCGACATCCTCCAGCGGCACCACGCAGGCCGGCATGGCCATGTCGTTGACGAGGACGAGGCAGGCGCCGCATTGCGCGATGCCGCAGCTGTATTTCGCGCCGGTCAGCCCGAGATGATCACGCAGGGCCCAGAGCAACGGCATCTGCGGATCGAGATCGAGCTCATGGCTCTCGCCGTTGACCGTCAGACTGATCATCACCCGCTCCCGCCTTGCCTGTCCGTCACCCGTAAATTTCTCACCTACAAGGTAGGAAGGCTAACACGCGCCGCCACCCGGGCAAGTACGAACCGCCCGAAAATCGGGCAAGTGCGGCGGCGCAAAGCCGCATCCGCAGCCTTCGCCTTGTCAGGCGTCGTTTTCTGATCGAACGTCTCGCGGAAGCGGAGGGTTGCGTCGCATGCAGGATCAGGAGCCCCGGGCCGCCGGGACATTCGATTACATCGTGGTGGGCGGCGGCACGGCGGGGTGCGTTCTCGCCAACCGGCTGAGCGCGGATCCGCGCAACAGCGTGCTCGTGATCGAGGCCGGTGGCGTGCCCCGCTCACCCTGGATCGACATTCCCGCCGCTTTCGGCAAGACCTGGAAGGATCCACGCTACAACTGGAACTTCGCCACCCATCCCGAGCCCGGCACCGGCGATCGGGCGATCCCCGTGCCGCGCGGACGCAGCCTCGGCGGATCGAGCCTGATCAATGGCAGCATCTATGTGCGCGGCCAGCGCGAGGATTACGATCTGTGGGCGCAATCCGGAGCGCGCGGCTGGAGCTTCGCCGATGTGCTGCCCTATTTCCGCAAGCTGGAGCGCTTTGCCGACGATACCCCGGATGCCGGGCTGCGCGGTACAGACGGGCCGATGGACGTGATCCGCGTGCCCGAGCGCCATCCCCTGCTCGACGCCTTCATCGCCTCCGGGCAGGCAGCGGGGCATCCGCTCAACCCCGATTACAACGGCAGCCGCCAGGACGGTTTCGGCTATTATCAGGTGATGCAGCGCAAGGGACGGCGCTGGAGCGCCTATCGCGCCTGGCTCGAACCCGCCATGCGCCGGCCCAACCTCACCCTGCGCACCGGATGCACCGCCACGTGCCTGACCTTGGCTGATGGCCGCGCACAGGGCATCCGCTACCGCCGTGCCGGCATCGCGGAACACGCGCAGGCGCGCGGGGAGGTCATCCTGACCGCCGGCGCGATCCAGAGCCCGCATCTGATGGAGCTCTCCGGCATCGGCGATCCGCAGGTGCTCGCGCAGGCGGGCCTGCCGGTGAACCATGCCCTGCCGGGGGTGGGGGCGAATTACCAGGATCACTACGCCACCCGCATGAACTGGCGCGTCACGCAGCCGGTCACCCTCAACGAGCAGACCCGTGGCTGGCGCCTCCTGCGGGCCGTCGCGCAGTATCTGCTGACCCGGCGCGGCATCCTCACCCTCGCCACCGGAATGGCCCATGGCTTCGTGCGTACGCGTCCGGAGCTGGAAACGCCGGACGTACAATATTTCTTCGTGCATGCGAGCTACGCGAACGCCGCCGACCGGGTGCTCGACAAGCGTCCCGGCATGACCATCGGCGTCACCCAGCTGCGGCCCCGTTCGCGTGGTCATATCCATGCCGTGAGCCCCGACCCGCTGACGCCGCCGCGGATCAGCCCGCGCTTTCTCACCGACGATATCGATTGCGAGACCTTCGCGGCGGGCATGCGCATGGCGCGTGAAATCATGGCGCAGGCCCCGATGCGGGCTTATCTGGGCGAGGAGATGAATCCCGGCCCCGATTGCAGATCGGATGCGGATCTCATCGCCTTTGCCCGCGCGACCGGCCAGACGATCTATCACCCTGTCGGTACCTGCGCCATGGGCGAGGGCCCCGGCGCCGTGGTCGATCCGCGCCTGCGGGTACATGGCGTGGCCGGATTGCGCGTCGCCGATGCTTCCGTGATGCCGCATCTCGTCTCGGCCAATACGCAGGCGGCGGTGATGATGATCGCGGAGAAAGCCGCCGACATGATCCTCGCGGATGCGCCCAGCAGCTGAGGCAGGCGCCCCGTCATATTGTGCCGGGTCACAAAATCTTGACTTGGCCAGCGCTTGCGGTCAGTGTCCGCGCCCGCACGCCTCGCCTTCCGCGCGGCGGCTTTGATGGTCTATCAGCGGAACCGCATGCGTACTTATCTGGATTTCGAAAAGCCCGTTGCCGAGCTCGAGGGCAAGGTCGAGGA
Protein-coding regions in this window:
- a CDS encoding fumarate hydratase; this encodes MAHTRHALFPLGPDTTPYRKLTGEGVTVEKMGEREMIVVEPEAMRLLAEQAMMDINHLLRPGHLAQLRKILEDPEATANDRFVAYDLLKNANIAAGGVLPMCQDTGTAIVMGKKGRFVWTDGGDEDAIAQGIRDAYDKKNLRYSQLAALSMFEEKNTRNNLPAQIELYAEGEDAYKFLFVAKGGGSANKTFLYQATPSVLTKDRLMAFLKEKILTLGTAACPPYHLAIVIGGTSAELNLKTVKLASTRYLDALPTEGSEDGHAFRDLAMEEEVHKMTQQLGVGAQFGGKYFCHDVRVIRLPRHGASLPIGLGVSCSADRQALGKITREGVFLEQLEAHPADYLPEVDESSLGGDVVRIDLNQPMSEILGALSKHPIRTRVSLSGPMIVARDLAHAKIRERLDRGEPMPDYLKNHPVYYAGPAKTPEGYASGSFGPTTAGRMDSFVDQFQAAGGSMVMLAKGNRSSQVRQACQAHGGFYLGSIGGPAARLAQDCIRKVEVLEYPELGMEAIWKIEVEDFPAFIVIDDKGNDFFRELNLG
- a CDS encoding type II toxin-antitoxin system VapB family antitoxin, which translates into the protein MAEPQLSVRSARARDLARRLARRENRSIADIVERALESYEIRATGREPASRFYERISATCGTDIDLEAVIRENRKAHTGPEL
- a CDS encoding type II toxin-antitoxin system VapC family toxin, yielding MIFIDTNVISETLKKAPDPAVMAWLVRHDSELALPSVAIAEIAFGIQKIRPDQRANRLEQGLSDWRERFSDRIFGLNEAAALSYGEIMGTAMRQGRTMSAPDGMIGAIAAVNGGRLATRNLADFATADLELINPWDF
- the flhA gene encoding flagellar biosynthesis protein FlhA, whose protein sequence is MNDSANAVTASGPAQSAAGLSATDGVSLPGLRGLATYTRRTDLLLAFGVIGILVVLIFPMPAPVLDLLLAVSIIFSVLIMMTALFIEEPLEFSSFPTVLLIATMLRLSLNLASTRLILSYGHEGTDAAGYVIEAFGGFVMGGNFVIGVIVFAILVLVNFVVITKGSGRIAEVAARFTLDAMPGKQMAIDADLSAGLIDEDEARRRRTKLEDESSFFGSMDGASKFVRGDAIAGLLVVFINVIGGIIIGVAQMGMSFGDAAASYTMLTVGDGLVSQIPALIVSTAAGLLVSKSGVKGAADKALGQQLAHYPKALGMSAMVMVALALLPGIPMLPFLALAAGAGTLAYYVGKQAKAREHEVNNLDAQGKPRASKESEEPAEEPISEVLKIDDLKVEIGYALLPLVNGSNEGERLTDQIKALRRQLAAEMGFVMPSVRILDNVQLEANDYVIRVKEIEAGTGKIFPGLFMAIDPMGGQVQLPGQHMLEPTFGLPATWIDAGLREQAQLRSYTVVDAATVLSTHLTEVIKAHMPELLTHIEVQKLLTELPKDHADLLKEIVPSQITTTGIQRVLQLLLAERVSIRDLGAILEAVSEVVGSVKNPRDIVEHVRMRLGRQICAQHIGPNGQLPIVTLSPAWEQAFMDAIVGQGEDRHLAMQPSKLSEFVAAVRDAFEQAAQQGQMPVLVTSIQTRPFVRSIIERFRRETPVMSQGEIHTRTRLQTVGSV
- a CDS encoding xanthine dehydrogenase family protein molybdopterin-binding subunit, which encodes MLFRPLTEISRPSRRSLLKGGAALTGALVVGVATGFGARRAGAAADAPEFDPPARPDAFIRIDADDTVTVLIKHLDMGQGIATGLTTIVAEELDADWEQMRFAFAPADHRLYNNLSFGPVQGTGASTGIPNSWMQLRKAGAAARAMLIGAAAQEWGVAPGDVTVANGRIRHQASGRESGFGAFAAAAAARAIPADPILKTRADFVHVGKHRPRLDGAAKARGEAVYSLDIRRPGQLTAMVAHPPRFGARLAGFDDTAARAVPGVVDVVAIPTGVAVVARDTWSAMKGREALSVRWDESRAETRSSDDLRAEFHALGLEPGRRAAFRGDANAGMRNAVRIIEAAYDFPYLAHAAMEPLNGVVERKADGGYAAWGAFQMQTLDQAVIARIMGVTADRVTLNTLFAGGSFGRRGATTSDWIAEAAHVLKATGERAPIHLVWTREDDMRAGYYRPMVHHRVLVGLGADNLPRSWVQRIVGKPILAGSAFEAMDLSGIEHQTVEGADDPIYALDDFRLEIHNTREQVPVLWWRSVGHTHTAQVTETMMDELAAIAGADPVAYRLYFLGQSPRDATVLRLAADRSGWGGEMPAGNGIRRGRGVAVHRSFGSHVAMVAEVAVEGDDLRVERIVAAVDCGIVINPDNVRAQVEGAIGFALSSVLRNAVTLDEGRVVEGNFDTFEPTRFTEMPRVEVHLVESDALPTGMGEPGVPPLAPAICNAVHAATGLRIRALPIDLSRARGA
- a CDS encoding (2Fe-2S)-binding protein — encoded protein: MISLTVNGESHELDLDPQMPLLWALRDHLGLTGAKYSCGIAQCGACLVLVNDMAMPACVVPLEDVDGATITTIEGAKGRVADAVIGAWIDRDVSQCGYCQPGQIIRAIELLAQNSDPSDDDIAQAMDANLCRCGAYQRIRDAVRDAAIALA
- a CDS encoding GMC family oxidoreductase, whose protein sequence is MQDQEPRAAGTFDYIVVGGGTAGCVLANRLSADPRNSVLVIEAGGVPRSPWIDIPAAFGKTWKDPRYNWNFATHPEPGTGDRAIPVPRGRSLGGSSLINGSIYVRGQREDYDLWAQSGARGWSFADVLPYFRKLERFADDTPDAGLRGTDGPMDVIRVPERHPLLDAFIASGQAAGHPLNPDYNGSRQDGFGYYQVMQRKGRRWSAYRAWLEPAMRRPNLTLRTGCTATCLTLADGRAQGIRYRRAGIAEHAQARGEVILTAGAIQSPHLMELSGIGDPQVLAQAGLPVNHALPGVGANYQDHYATRMNWRVTQPVTLNEQTRGWRLLRAVAQYLLTRRGILTLATGMAHGFVRTRPELETPDVQYFFVHASYANAADRVLDKRPGMTIGVTQLRPRSRGHIHAVSPDPLTPPRISPRFLTDDIDCETFAAGMRMAREIMAQAPMRAYLGEEMNPGPDCRSDADLIAFARATGQTIYHPVGTCAMGEGPGAVVDPRLRVHGVAGLRVADASVMPHLVSANTQAAVMMIAEKAADMILADAPSS